A genomic window from Cricetulus griseus strain 17A/GY chromosome 4, alternate assembly CriGri-PICRH-1.0, whole genome shotgun sequence includes:
- the Fam3b gene encoding protein FAM3B, which produces MRPVAAGIFKALVFIFSSLCAWYSGYLIAELIPDVPLSNTLYSIRSIGERPVLKAPAPKRQKCDHWSPCPPDTYAYRLLSGGGLDKFAKICFEDELLLGEKTGNVARGINIATVNYETGKLIAAKYFDMYEGDNSGPMTKFIQSTPSKSLLFMVTHDDGSSRLEAQAKDVIEALGSKEIKNMKFRSSWVFVAAKGFELPPEMEREKINHSDQSKNRYWGWPAEIQIEGCIPKGLG; this is translated from the exons GTATTTTCAAGGCACTGGTGTTTATTTTCTCCTCCCTGTGCGCCTGGTATTCTGGGTACCTGATCGCAGAGCTCATTCCTGATGTGCCCCTGTCCAACACCCTCTACAGTATCCGAAGCATTGGAGAGAGACCTGTCCTCAAAG CCCCAGCCCCGAAAAGGCAAAAATGTGACCACTGGTCCCCATGTCCTCCTGACACCTATGCCTACAGGCTGCTCAGTGGTGGTGGCTTGGACAAGTTTGCCAAGATCTGCTTTGAGGATGAGCT GCTGTTAGGAGAGAAGACTGGGAATGTGGCAAGAGGGATAAACATCGCTACCGTCAACT ATGAGACTGGGAAGCTGATAGCAGCAAAGTACTTTGACATGTACGAAGGCG ATAACTCTGGGCCAATGACCAAGTTCATCCAGAGCACCCCTTCGAAATCCCTGCTGTTCATGGTGACACATGATGACGGGAGCTCCAG ACTGGAGGCCCAAGCAAAGGATGTCATAGAAGCGCTTGGCAGCAAAGAAATCAAGAACATGAAGTTCAGGTCAAGCTGGGTGTTTGTTGCAGCCAAGGGCTTTGAGCTCCCTCCAGAAATGGAGAGGGAAAAA ATCAACCACTCGGACCAATCCAAGAACAGATACTGGGGCTGGCCAGCTGAGATCCAGATTGAAGGATGCATTCCCAAAGGGCTGGGATAG